Proteins from a genomic interval of Chryseobacterium indologenes:
- a CDS encoding ORF6N domain-containing protein produces the protein MTDITISQKEIAPLIHTIRGKQVILDTDLAMLYKAETKALNRVVKRNENRFPETFCFQLAEQEAKSLKYQFGTSNIGRGGRRTLPFAFSEQGVAMMSALLRSDVAVKVSVEIMNAFVEMRKMLISNASLFHRLDHIELKQLQADQKFEEIFKALESDKLHSEKGIFYNGQIFDAYTFVSDIVRSAKTSIILLDNYVDDTVLTLLGKRNNNVTATIYTKSISNQLRLDLQRYNSQYPNIEVEVFSDAHDRFMIIDDTELYHIGASLKDLGKKWFAFSRMDIEVGRMLQILKNS, from the coding sequence ATGACCGATATTACCATATCCCAAAAAGAAATTGCTCCGCTTATCCATACTATTAGAGGTAAGCAAGTTATTCTTGACACTGATTTAGCAATGCTCTATAAAGCAGAAACGAAAGCACTAAACAGGGTTGTAAAGAGAAATGAGAACCGCTTTCCCGAAACTTTTTGCTTTCAGCTTGCCGAACAAGAAGCAAAATCTTTGAAGTACCAATTTGGCACCTCAAACATCGGGCGAGGTGGTCGGCGTACGCTACCCTTTGCATTTTCGGAACAAGGAGTGGCAATGATGTCCGCATTATTGCGTAGCGATGTAGCCGTAAAGGTCAGTGTTGAGATTATGAATGCCTTTGTAGAAATGCGAAAAATGCTTATCAGCAATGCTTCGCTATTTCATCGTTTGGACCACATAGAACTGAAACAATTACAAGCCGACCAAAAATTTGAGGAGATTTTTAAAGCATTGGAAAGCGACAAGCTCCACAGCGAAAAAGGTATTTTCTACAACGGACAGATTTTCGATGCTTATACCTTTGTTTCCGACATTGTGCGAAGTGCTAAAACCTCCATTATCCTGCTGGATAATTATGTAGATGATACGGTATTGACTTTATTGGGTAAACGGAATAATAATGTAACCGCAACAATCTATACCAAAAGCATCAGCAATCAGCTACGGCTGGACTTACAACGGTATAACAGCCAATATCCGAATATAGAAGTTGAGGTCTTTTCCGATGCTCACGACCGATTTATGATAATTGACGATACAGAACTCTACCATATCGGAGCATCACTCAAAGACCTGGGCAAAAAATGGTTTGCCTTTTCGAGAATGGATATTGAAGTTGGCAGGATGCTTCAAATCTTAAAAAACTCATAG
- a CDS encoding FecR family protein: protein MKDSMKRLTYKNIESFVFRLWEREVTEDTISEKESELLKQWKYHTDRDLDLIHMKESKERVLSGLENYFPPTAIIPVSRFKRSLYKTAAVIILLLSLGGIFTYTMFIKPDVYIAGAGNRTVYLEDGSVVTLLPGAELKIEKSFPASTRVVDLKGDAVFSVAKSKIHPFIVNADGFSTKVLGTIFKISQSGKKKAVDLYEGKVAVSSAGTPVSYLKPNQKWTNFGIAHTTAIISMVPDKNSGKKAFELLSLSFNDVPLKEVITILEGNYTTKIHYPKEMEDKKITADFTGGTFGQNIESLAFILGLEVQAKDNIYTLKK from the coding sequence ATGAAAGACTCTATGAAACGTTTAACCTATAAAAATATTGAATCCTTTGTTTTCAGACTTTGGGAAAGAGAAGTGACAGAAGATACCATCTCTGAAAAAGAAAGTGAACTTTTAAAACAATGGAAGTATCATACCGACCGGGATCTGGATCTCATTCATATGAAAGAATCAAAGGAAAGGGTACTCTCCGGATTAGAAAATTATTTTCCGCCAACAGCTATCATTCCTGTCAGCAGGTTTAAAAGATCTCTCTATAAAACCGCCGCAGTCATTATTCTGCTTTTGTCATTGGGAGGCATTTTTACCTATACAATGTTCATAAAACCTGATGTTTACATTGCAGGAGCCGGAAACCGTACTGTTTATCTTGAAGACGGATCTGTGGTTACGTTATTACCGGGAGCAGAACTTAAGATAGAAAAATCATTTCCTGCCTCTACCAGAGTAGTAGATTTGAAAGGAGATGCCGTATTTTCCGTAGCAAAATCAAAAATACATCCATTCATCGTCAATGCAGATGGTTTCAGTACCAAAGTATTGGGAACGATATTTAAGATTTCACAGTCCGGGAAGAAAAAAGCTGTAGATCTTTATGAAGGTAAGGTGGCGGTCTCTTCTGCAGGAACCCCGGTTTCTTACCTGAAGCCCAATCAGAAATGGACCAATTTCGGAATTGCCCATACCACAGCCATTATTTCAATGGTGCCGGATAAAAATTCAGGCAAAAAAGCTTTTGAGCTCTTGTCTTTAAGTTTTAATGATGTCCCATTAAAAGAAGTGATTACCATTCTGGAAGGAAACTACACTACAAAAATCCATTATCCCAAAGAAATGGAAGATAAGAAAATTACAGCCGATTTTACAGGAGGAACCTTCGGACAAAATATTGAATCACTGGCTTTCATACTGGGATTGGAGGTTCAGGCAAAAGATAATATCTATACTCTGAAAAAATAA
- a CDS encoding helix-turn-helix domain-containing protein encodes MNIDRMEFLAWMERLMGRLDMLGDNINELQKKRNSIDGEELLDNQDLLQMLKISNRSLQRYRSIGKLPYYTISGKLYYKLSDVHQFIRESFNPLSK; translated from the coding sequence ATGAATATTGACAGAATGGAATTTTTGGCGTGGATGGAACGCCTGATGGGTCGTCTTGATATGCTGGGCGACAATATAAATGAGTTGCAAAAGAAACGCAATAGTATAGATGGCGAAGAATTGCTCGATAACCAGGATTTACTTCAAATGCTTAAAATCAGCAACCGCTCCCTACAACGGTATCGCTCCATCGGTAAGCTACCGTATTATACCATTAGCGGAAAATTGTATTACAAGCTATCTGATGTACATCAGTTCATTAGAGAGAGCTTTAACCCGCTCTCAAAATGA
- a CDS encoding DUF4099 domain-containing protein, whose amino-acid sequence MSEETTNKQEMPEQLSDILLVLDKEKMKIQAVKSIDENGKMETVDPTKKNQNQFMRVDKSGDFFSNFFSNFFSQLKNPTNFSFFKVPAPIAVEKAQEIQNQVDKPTPEGEKVMKEHEVKAELQQDKKQENQNNMATTQTTPEVSEYRYKPEQIDWDTMKNLGLSKEYLEKRNLLDPLLRGYKTNELLPIGVNFGGSVLRTDARLSLQQAEDGNVIVAIHGIKKEPNLHFEFFGHKFTDEDKKNLLETGNMGRVVNLTNSKTGELMPSIISIDRLTNDVIALRTDFIKIPDEIKGVKLNDEQKQALMEGKSLKLDGMISTKGTEFSATVQFNADKRYVEFLFDRNNSNRKTQTNGQTQNNQQNNQQSQPQEAPKTFRGKELTDEQHKDFKAGQTVYMAGLVDKKGQTYNGYITFNKDTGKTGFEFPNQYKERVKPTEAHKTQTAVNSEGKTNEATKNINEPLKSGQQRPKNKQQQEQQEKPKAPAKSKGVKR is encoded by the coding sequence ATGAGCGAAGAAACAACAAATAAGCAGGAAATGCCCGAACAGTTATCGGACATATTATTGGTGCTGGATAAAGAAAAAATGAAAATCCAAGCCGTAAAGAGTATTGACGAGAACGGAAAAATGGAAACCGTTGACCCCACCAAGAAAAACCAAAACCAGTTTATGCGTGTGGACAAAAGCGGTGATTTCTTTTCCAACTTCTTCTCTAATTTCTTCAGCCAGCTAAAGAACCCTACCAATTTTTCATTCTTCAAAGTGCCTGCACCTATTGCAGTTGAAAAAGCACAAGAAATACAAAATCAGGTAGATAAGCCCACTCCCGAAGGCGAAAAAGTGATGAAAGAACACGAAGTAAAAGCAGAACTGCAACAGGATAAGAAACAAGAAAATCAAAATAATATGGCAACAACACAAACAACACCGGAAGTCAGCGAGTATCGCTACAAGCCGGAGCAGATTGATTGGGACACAATGAAAAACCTCGGATTAAGCAAGGAATACCTTGAAAAAAGAAACCTGCTTGACCCTTTGTTACGAGGTTACAAAACCAATGAACTTTTGCCGATAGGCGTTAATTTCGGAGGCTCTGTTCTTCGCACAGATGCCCGATTGTCTTTACAGCAAGCCGAAGATGGAAATGTTATTGTAGCAATACACGGTATCAAAAAAGAACCCAACCTGCATTTTGAGTTTTTCGGACACAAGTTTACCGATGAGGACAAAAAGAACCTGCTCGAAACAGGTAATATGGGGCGTGTGGTTAACCTGACCAATTCCAAAACGGGCGAACTGATGCCGTCCATTATCAGTATAGACAGGCTAACCAATGATGTAATTGCCTTACGGACAGATTTTATAAAAATTCCCGATGAAATTAAAGGCGTAAAACTGAACGATGAGCAAAAGCAAGCTTTAATGGAGGGCAAATCCCTAAAGTTAGATGGTATGATTTCCACGAAAGGAACGGAGTTTTCGGCAACAGTACAATTCAATGCAGACAAACGTTATGTGGAGTTCCTGTTTGACCGCAATAATTCCAACAGGAAAACTCAAACCAATGGTCAAACCCAAAACAACCAACAAAACAATCAGCAAAGCCAGCCGCAGGAAGCTCCAAAAACATTCAGGGGCAAAGAACTTACCGATGAGCAGCATAAAGATTTCAAAGCCGGACAAACCGTTTATATGGCAGGACTGGTTGATAAGAAAGGACAAACGTACAATGGCTATATCACTTTCAACAAAGATACCGGAAAAACAGGCTTTGAGTTTCCTAATCAATATAAAGAAAGGGTAAAACCCACCGAAGCCCATAAAACGCAAACTGCCGTCAATTCGGAGGGCAAGACCAACGAAGCAACTAAAAACATCAATGAGCCTTTGAAGTCGGGACAGCAAAGACCGAAAAACAAACAACAGCAGGAACAACAGGAAAAGCCGAAAGCTCCTGCAAAATCCAAAGGCGTAAAAAGGTAA
- a CDS encoding DUF1896 domain-containing protein encodes MDVQQKDLSYFRLRLQELLNTSFPEKANDQKFIEQRSSWAANAYEGAFHSGNAIEQCNEIANYILFEGLHFSKFDTVFQVVCNEFDTIMADEELRPFALKMFPVCEPVFSGYQLTDDFAYSTEYDLLYTEITGTIAIWIEENGLQ; translated from the coding sequence ATGGATGTACAGCAAAAAGACCTATCGTATTTCAGGTTGCGACTGCAAGAATTATTAAACACCAGCTTTCCCGAAAAGGCAAACGACCAAAAATTTATTGAGCAACGTTCTTCGTGGGCTGCCAATGCCTACGAAGGTGCTTTTCATTCGGGAAACGCTATTGAGCAATGCAACGAGATAGCCAACTACATTCTGTTTGAGGGCTTGCATTTCTCCAAATTCGATACCGTTTTTCAGGTGGTATGCAATGAGTTTGATACCATAATGGCAGATGAGGAACTGCGACCGTTCGCCCTGAAAATGTTCCCTGTTTGTGAGCCTGTTTTCTCCGGCTATCAACTAACCGATGATTTCGCTTATAGCACAGAGTACGACCTGCTCTATACCGAAATAACCGGAACCATTGCAATATGGATAGAGGAAAATGGGCTTCAGTAA
- a CDS encoding TraR/DksA C4-type zinc finger protein: MTQEEKAELQTAIEQKITKTKKDIADYKEMTIPVAPDVAIGRISRMDAINNKSVLEASLREAESKLIRLKNALQKINDESLGICIKCHQPIPYKRMLIIPDSVKCVGCS, from the coding sequence ATGACACAGGAAGAAAAAGCAGAATTGCAAACTGCAATCGAGCAAAAAATAACAAAAACGAAAAAAGACATTGCGGACTACAAGGAAATGACCATACCTGTAGCCCCCGATGTTGCTATTGGAAGAATTAGTAGAATGGATGCCATTAACAATAAAAGTGTGTTGGAAGCCAGTTTACGTGAAGCCGAAAGCAAATTGATAAGATTAAAAAACGCTTTACAAAAAATCAATGATGAGAGCCTTGGTATCTGTATTAAATGCCATCAACCCATTCCTTATAAACGTATGCTCATTATCCCTGACAGCGTAAAATGTGTGGGTTGTTCTTAA
- a CDS encoding RteC domain-containing protein, which translates to MEIVLNKILSQIRHQEDKLSSQMMQTTEEAYQMTLFLNEMLCTIKAKVLQDGFTNEQQEIDFFKNIKPQILGKLIYYNKVFRIETTCPVSNGKIHQSYFENLLKTLKSEYKESICNEDFYRYYRTGRIDRDHSYFRLGKVNYHDGLKSGVFEIDLSFSTYYDNKIAHIIANELLYTFLLTKINPEKNPDTVLINGDTHKDISWTNSQNALIELIYALYVSNSIAHGKIGIRKLALIFQVLFRTRLNDIHHSFHRMKTRAGSRTAFLDQLKISLEEYMDKDL; encoded by the coding sequence ATGGAAATCGTGTTGAATAAAATTTTATCGCAAATTAGGCATCAGGAAGATAAACTTTCTTCTCAAATGATGCAAACAACGGAAGAGGCTTACCAAATGACTTTGTTCCTAAATGAAATGCTGTGTACCATAAAAGCAAAAGTTTTACAGGATGGATTTACAAATGAGCAGCAGGAAATTGACTTTTTCAAGAACATTAAACCACAAATCTTAGGAAAGCTCATTTACTATAACAAAGTCTTCCGCATTGAAACTACCTGCCCCGTTAGCAATGGCAAAATACATCAAAGCTATTTTGAGAACCTATTAAAAACCCTCAAATCAGAATACAAAGAAAGTATTTGCAATGAGGATTTTTACAGGTACTATCGGACTGGCAGGATAGACCGTGACCATAGTTATTTCAGGCTCGGAAAAGTCAATTACCACGATGGATTAAAGAGTGGCGTATTTGAAATTGACCTTAGTTTTTCTACATATTATGATAACAAAATAGCCCATATTATAGCGAATGAATTACTTTATACTTTTTTGCTTACCAAAATAAATCCCGAAAAAAATCCCGATACCGTTTTAATAAACGGAGATACACACAAAGATATTTCGTGGACAAATTCTCAAAATGCACTTATCGAACTGATATACGCTCTCTATGTTTCCAATTCCATTGCACACGGAAAAATCGGCATCCGAAAATTAGCATTGATTTTTCAAGTACTATTCCGAACTCGCTTAAACGATATACATCACTCTTTCCACCGAATGAAAACAAGGGCAGGCTCCCGAACGGCATTTTTAGACCAGCTCAAAATATCCCTCGAAGAATATATGGATAAAGACCTTTAA
- a CDS encoding helix-turn-helix domain-containing protein: protein MKIITIEEEAWIQLNSRINAIADYLKRQEDKSYDDLWLNNHEVCQYLHISEKTLWRMRTKGEIAYSKIYGQYFYTIGAIKDMLNANAIQSSDEFVQELMEKGKSYIEKGRKLKTDKK, encoded by the coding sequence ATGAAAATAATAACCATTGAAGAAGAAGCGTGGATACAACTCAACAGTCGTATCAATGCCATTGCCGACTATCTGAAAAGACAGGAAGATAAAAGCTATGATGACCTGTGGCTCAATAACCACGAGGTATGCCAATACCTGCATATCAGTGAAAAGACCTTGTGGCGTATGCGAACCAAAGGCGAGATTGCTTATTCAAAAATATATGGTCAATATTTCTACACCATAGGAGCAATTAAGGATATGCTCAATGCCAATGCAATACAGAGCAGTGATGAGTTTGTGCAGGAGCTTATGGAAAAAGGCAAAAGCTATATCGAAAAAGGCAGAAAGCTAAAGACAGACAAAAAATAG
- a CDS encoding sigma-70 family RNA polymerase sigma factor: MSPTDSILLKKIKSGDRPAFMLLYERYWDSLYRFVFVRTKDKEIAEEVLQDLWIKILENTDSIQTDDSESARGYLLRHLHYRILDYYNNYKKAPPTLSIDEFDIPNESELTDSEYFEILEENEISDLLSMIDEVVSQLPVTEQQVYDMRIRKNMSVNETAEALGISNKTVSNKLSKALGEIREKLSPDYKSSKKLVSILLLMEILTK; the protein is encoded by the coding sequence ATGAGCCCGACAGATTCCATATTATTAAAGAAAATAAAATCAGGAGACCGCCCTGCATTTATGCTGCTGTATGAAAGATACTGGGATAGTCTGTACCGTTTTGTTTTTGTCCGTACAAAGGATAAGGAGATTGCAGAAGAAGTTCTTCAGGATCTTTGGATAAAAATCCTTGAAAATACGGATAGCATCCAAACCGATGATTCTGAAAGTGCCAGAGGCTATCTATTGCGCCACCTTCACTACCGTATACTTGATTATTATAACAACTACAAAAAAGCACCTCCTACCCTGAGTATTGACGAATTTGATATCCCCAACGAATCAGAACTTACGGATTCGGAATATTTCGAAATTCTTGAGGAAAATGAAATATCAGATCTGTTGTCTATGATTGATGAAGTGGTCAGCCAACTTCCCGTAACTGAACAACAAGTATATGATATGCGAATACGAAAGAATATGTCGGTAAATGAAACAGCAGAAGCATTGGGAATAAGCAATAAAACGGTCAGTAACAAACTGAGCAAAGCATTGGGCGAAATCCGTGAAAAGCTAAGCCCGGATTATAAATCGTCGAAAAAACTGGTTTCCATTCTCTTACTGATGGAAATACTGACAAAATAA
- a CDS encoding DNA topoisomerase 3: MKTIIAEKPSVAREIAGLVGASDKKDGYLTGNGYFVTWAFGHLIGLGMPEDYGISGFDKASLPILPNPFLLTVRKVKKDKGYTADTGALKQLKVIEQLFNRSSSIIVATDAGREGELIFRYIYEYLKCKKPFERLWISSLTEKAIKQGFDNLKDGAAFDGLYQAAQARSRADWLVGINATQALSIAAGNGIYSLGRVQTPTLVLICKRYLENKNFSVQQYWQIQLSHNKELIDFKSISKTKWEDQKLADDTLKAIQRNETATVTSVETKSVTEQPPLLFDLTGLQKEANKKLNLPAEETLNIAQSLYEKKFITYPRTGSKYIPEDVWAEVPNLVRALQDRETCKQAVSKMKWGRFNKRIVNDLRVTDHHGLLITDKIPSALNAKENSVYDMIAFRLLEVLSQACIKEITDVSLQALHYDFTAKGCKVIEAGWRSIKGSFSDDDTEPVQDLPELKKGDELKIKEATVLEKKTKPPVLYTEAGLLSAMESAGKEIENEDERKALQNIGIGTPATRAAIIETLFTRNYIQREKKSLIPTEKGLQVYELVKERKIADVAMTAEWELALQKIENHETDAGAFQKEMETYASSITDELLQTSIAQNNLPQLICPKCKSQQLIIRDKIVKCPDEACNWVQFRNVCGIQIGIADIESLVNKRKTSLIKGMKSKAGKKFDAYIVLKEDCTTSFEFENQKSKRR, from the coding sequence ATGAAAACAATCATTGCAGAAAAACCAAGCGTAGCAAGAGAAATAGCCGGACTTGTGGGAGCATCCGATAAAAAGGACGGCTACCTGACAGGTAACGGCTATTTTGTTACGTGGGCATTCGGTCATTTAATAGGATTGGGAATGCCCGAAGATTACGGAATATCGGGATTTGATAAAGCATCATTGCCAATACTCCCAAACCCATTTTTGCTGACCGTCCGAAAGGTCAAAAAAGACAAAGGCTATACTGCCGATACAGGAGCATTGAAGCAACTGAAAGTCATCGAACAGCTTTTTAACCGTAGCAGCAGTATCATTGTTGCTACCGATGCAGGACGTGAGGGCGAATTGATATTTCGCTATATCTACGAATACCTCAAATGCAAGAAGCCCTTTGAACGCCTTTGGATTAGTTCGCTTACCGAAAAAGCCATAAAACAAGGTTTTGATAATCTAAAAGACGGGGCAGCATTTGACGGATTGTATCAGGCGGCACAAGCCAGAAGCCGTGCCGATTGGCTCGTGGGCATCAATGCTACACAGGCGTTGAGCATAGCCGCAGGAAATGGCATTTATTCGCTCGGAAGAGTGCAAACGCCTACACTGGTTTTGATATGCAAACGCTATCTGGAAAATAAAAATTTCTCGGTGCAGCAATATTGGCAGATACAGTTATCGCACAACAAGGAACTGATAGATTTTAAAAGCATTTCCAAAACAAAATGGGAAGACCAAAAACTTGCCGATGATACGCTGAAAGCCATTCAGCGAAACGAAACGGCAACGGTTACATCGGTGGAAACCAAAAGTGTTACAGAGCAACCACCTTTATTGTTCGATCTTACCGGATTGCAAAAAGAAGCCAACAAAAAGCTGAACCTTCCTGCGGAAGAAACGCTGAATATTGCCCAAAGCCTCTACGAAAAGAAGTTTATCACATACCCACGTACCGGAAGCAAATATATTCCCGAAGATGTTTGGGCTGAAGTACCCAACCTTGTAAGAGCTTTGCAGGACAGAGAAACTTGTAAGCAAGCTGTATCAAAAATGAAATGGGGACGTTTTAATAAACGTATTGTAAACGATTTGCGTGTTACCGACCACCACGGATTATTGATTACTGATAAAATCCCATCAGCTCTGAACGCAAAGGAAAATTCCGTTTATGATATGATTGCCTTTCGATTGCTCGAAGTCCTTTCACAAGCCTGCATCAAAGAGATAACCGATGTAAGTTTACAGGCATTGCATTATGATTTTACGGCAAAGGGTTGTAAGGTTATAGAAGCAGGTTGGCGTTCTATCAAAGGCAGTTTCTCCGATGATGATACCGAACCTGTACAGGATTTGCCCGAACTGAAAAAAGGCGATGAACTCAAAATCAAGGAAGCAACCGTTTTGGAAAAGAAAACGAAACCACCTGTATTATATACCGAAGCAGGGCTTTTGTCGGCTATGGAAAGTGCAGGCAAGGAAATTGAAAACGAAGACGAAAGGAAAGCCCTGCAAAATATAGGTATTGGCACTCCGGCTACAAGAGCCGCAATAATTGAAACCTTGTTTACCCGCAATTATATCCAACGGGAAAAGAAATCCTTAATCCCTACCGAAAAAGGATTGCAAGTATATGAATTGGTTAAAGAACGGAAAATTGCGGACGTGGCAATGACAGCCGAATGGGAACTCGCATTGCAGAAAATAGAAAACCACGAAACGGATGCAGGGGCATTTCAAAAAGAAATGGAAACTTATGCTTCGTCTATTACCGATGAATTGCTGCAAACTTCCATTGCTCAAAATAACCTACCACAACTCATTTGCCCGAAATGTAAAAGCCAGCAACTCATTATCCGTGATAAAATTGTGAAGTGTCCTGATGAGGCTTGTAATTGGGTTCAGTTCCGCAACGTGTGTGGCATACAAATAGGCATAGCTGATATTGAAAGCCTTGTCAATAAAAGGAAAACTTCACTTATCAAAGGGATGAAAAGCAAGGCAGGAAAGAAATTCGATGCGTATATCGTATTGAAAGAGGATTGTACAACCTCTTTTGAGTTTGAAAATCAAAAATCAAAAAGACGATGA
- a CDS encoding RteC domain-containing protein, which produces MDKYYNETIQKLETSINELEIEADYSIERIEAIIDIILKSLSKIKEYVLNRGFKNIDEEIHFFKHQKPVIVAKLIYYNAIYKIETKKPNGTKPIRKYLNEELNKLKRYFDNNLEFYKYYRTNNSFIDDKLFIRGKYDIKLSLDTIYFETDHRFSTIADYKAAKILANDLIQVYIEDQLNNNNQKTPSNSFSLNWEESKTALTELIYALHSQGAFGNADIIAIAKTFECTFNISLGDFYHTFMELKARKINRTKFLDSLRESLLKKMDEEDEI; this is translated from the coding sequence ATGGATAAATATTACAATGAAACGATACAGAAACTGGAAACATCAATCAACGAATTAGAGATTGAAGCTGATTATTCTATTGAACGGATAGAAGCGATTATAGATATCATCCTTAAAAGCTTGTCTAAAATAAAGGAATATGTTTTAAATAGAGGTTTTAAAAATATTGATGAGGAAATACATTTTTTCAAACATCAGAAACCTGTCATTGTTGCAAAGCTCATTTACTATAATGCCATCTATAAAATCGAAACAAAAAAACCTAACGGAACTAAGCCTATCAGGAAATACCTCAATGAAGAATTGAACAAGCTCAAACGGTATTTCGACAACAATCTTGAATTTTATAAATACTACCGAACAAATAACTCATTTATTGATGATAAGCTATTTATCAGGGGTAAATATGATATAAAATTAAGTTTAGACACCATTTATTTTGAAACCGACCATAGATTTTCTACCATAGCCGATTACAAAGCAGCCAAGATACTGGCAAACGATTTAATACAAGTTTATATTGAAGACCAACTGAATAATAACAATCAGAAGACACCATCTAACAGTTTCTCTTTAAATTGGGAAGAGAGCAAAACAGCATTAACTGAATTGATTTACGCACTGCATTCGCAGGGTGCATTTGGCAATGCAGATATAATAGCCATCGCCAAAACATTTGAATGTACATTTAATATTAGTTTGGGCGATTTCTATCATACATTTATGGAACTTAAAGCCCGAAAAATAAACCGTACCAAATTCCTTGACAGCCTAAGAGAAAGCCTGCTTAAAAAAATGGACGAAGAGGATGAAATATAA